A window of Sedimentibacter sp. MB31-C6 genomic DNA:
AACTGGAATTGGCGGTTACCTTGTTTTGAAATTATTAAAAGCTAAAAATCCTGCAGTTGGTGCGGCAATAGGTACTACAGCAGGGAATGCTGTAGGTACACCAGAAGCAATTGCAGCAGTTGATCCATCTATTGCCATAATAGCTACAGCTGCAACAGTTCAAGTAGCAGCCTCTATTATTGTAACTGCGATTTGCTGTCCTTTATTTGTTGCATATTTAGATAAAAGGGCAAATGGTAGAAGAAAGACAGTATAACAGTTAAAGATTAAAGAGGACTATACAAATCAATTGAATATGAATTAATTATATCAAGGTAAGGGATTACTTATGATAATATATTATAAAAAAATTAGTAGAATCTAGGAGGTATAAATTTGGCAAAAGTTGAGTTACCATACGGTAAGGAAAAAGTTGTATTGGAAGTTCCTGATGATAGACTTCAGTCAGTTCTTGTAAGCGAATTACATCACTATACACCTGAAGGAAGTCAGATTGAATTAGTGAGGAAGGCTATAGAAAACCCTATAGGCTCAGATAGATTAAGTAGCATGGCAAAAGATAAAGATAAAATAGTAATTATATCTAGCGACCATACGAGACCTGTACCAAGTAAAATTATTATGCCATTAATGTTAGAGGAAATACGCAGAGGAAATCCAGAAGCAGATATTACTATACTAATATCTACAGGTTGCCATAGAGAAACTACGAGAAATGAATTAATCGAAAAATTTGGAAATGAAATAGTGAGTAATGAAAAAATTTATATACATGATTGTGATGATGAAAGTATGTTTGTAAAATTAGGGATATTACCTTCAGGTGGAGAACTGATAATAAATAAACTTGCTACTGAAGCGGATCTTCTTGTTGCAGAAGGGTTTATCGAGCCTCACTTTTTTGCTGGATATTCAGGAGGAAGAAAAAGCGTTCTTCCAGGTATTGCAAGTCGATTGACAGTTCTTGCTAACCATAGTTCAGAATTTATAGCTGACCCTAATTCAAGAACAGGAATATTAGAAGGTAATCCTATACATAAAGATATGATATGGGCAGCAAAAACAGCTAGACTCGCTTATATAGTTAATGTTATAATTAATGATAAAAAAGAAGTTATTTATGCTGTGGCTGGAGATGCAATTGAAGCACATGAAAAAGGCTGTGAGTTTTTATCAGGACTTTGTAAAGTTAAGGCAGTATCAGCTGATATAGTAGTTTCAACAAATGGTGGTTATCCATTAGACCAAAATATTTATCAGGCAGTAAAGGGTATGACAGCAGCAGAAGTTACTGTAAAACAAGATGGAGTTATTATTATGCTTGCTAAATCAAGCGATGGGCATGGCGGCGACGTATTTTATAAAACATTTAAAGAAGCTGATGATATTAAGAAGGTATTAGATACCTTTGTATCAAGAGGCAGAAATGAAACTGAGGCAGACCAATGGCAGTCACAAGTTTTTATTAGAGTTTTACAAAAGGCTAAAATTATTTATGTTTCAGATGCAGACGATGAAACTATAAAGGATTTCCATATGATACCGGCCAAAAATGTAAAAGATGCATTAAAGAAAGCAGAAGAAATATTAGGAAATGACAATGCCACAGTAACAGTTATTCCTGATGGAGTTTCTGTAATGGTTGTTGAATAAAGAAAAGGTAGTGTATATATGAAAAAGGCAGTATTAATCCCTGATTCATTTAAAGGAACATTAAGTTCAGGACTGATTTGTAGCATAATTGCAGAAAAGATAAAAATGTATTTTCCTAAATGTGAAATAGTATCAATTCCAGTTGCCGATGGCGGTGAAGGTAGTGTTGATTGCTTTTTAAAGGCACTAGGTGGAGAAAAGTTATATGAAACAGTTAAAAATCCATATTTTGAAGATATGCAAGCTTTTTATGGATTAATAGATAATGGCAAAACTGCAGTAATTGAAATGGCAAGCTGTGCAGGCCTTCCATTAGTTGAAGATAGAAAAAATCCAACAAAAACTACTACATATGGAGTAGGTCAGCTAATTTTAGCAGCAGCAGAAAGAGGTTGTAAAAAGATAATAGTAGGATTAGGGGGTTCAAGTACAAACGATGGAGGAACAGGAGCAGCTGCAGCTATAGGAGTTAAATTCTATGATAATAAAGGCAATGAATTTATACCTGTAGGAGGAACATTGAAAGATATAGTTAAAATAGACTTATCAGAACGCTCTAAGATTATTGAAAATATAGAAATAATAACAATGTGTGATATAGATAACCCAATGTATGGCGAATCAGGTGCAGCATATATATTTGGACCTCAAAAAGGTGCCGACGCTGAAACAGTTGTAGAACTTGACAATGGCCTTATAAATCTATGTGAAGTTATTAATAAAGATATGGCTGTAGATTTGAAAGATGTTCCTGGCGGTGGAGCAGCAGGTGCAATGGGAGCAGGTATGATTGC
This region includes:
- the larA gene encoding nickel-dependent lactate racemase is translated as MAKVELPYGKEKVVLEVPDDRLQSVLVSELHHYTPEGSQIELVRKAIENPIGSDRLSSMAKDKDKIVIISSDHTRPVPSKIIMPLMLEEIRRGNPEADITILISTGCHRETTRNELIEKFGNEIVSNEKIYIHDCDDESMFVKLGILPSGGELIINKLATEADLLVAEGFIEPHFFAGYSGGRKSVLPGIASRLTVLANHSSEFIADPNSRTGILEGNPIHKDMIWAAKTARLAYIVNVIINDKKEVIYAVAGDAIEAHEKGCEFLSGLCKVKAVSADIVVSTNGGYPLDQNIYQAVKGMTAAEVTVKQDGVIIMLAKSSDGHGGDVFYKTFKEADDIKKVLDTFVSRGRNETEADQWQSQVFIRVLQKAKIIYVSDADDETIKDFHMIPAKNVKDALKKAEEILGNDNATVTVIPDGVSVMVVE
- a CDS encoding glycerate kinase family protein → MKKAVLIPDSFKGTLSSGLICSIIAEKIKMYFPKCEIVSIPVADGGEGSVDCFLKALGGEKLYETVKNPYFEDMQAFYGLIDNGKTAVIEMASCAGLPLVEDRKNPTKTTTYGVGQLILAAAERGCKKIIVGLGGSSTNDGGTGAAAAIGVKFYDNKGNEFIPVGGTLKDIVKIDLSERSKIIENIEIITMCDIDNPMYGESGAAYIFGPQKGADAETVVELDNGLINLCEVINKDMAVDLKDVPGGGAAGAMGAGMIAFFNSKLKMGIETVLETVKFDNIISDADMIFTGEGKIDSQSLRGKVVIGVAKQAKNKNIPVTVIVGGADNDIDEAYEIGVTSIFTINRLPQDFQISKLKSKENLEVTADNIMRLIKSVK